A region of Pseudorasbora parva isolate DD20220531a chromosome 14, ASM2467924v1, whole genome shotgun sequence DNA encodes the following proteins:
- the LOC137040029 gene encoding uncharacterized protein → MKRLFTELLLCLLHHGLSSAELDEVKRKSVKEGKSVTLDPVVMKNTNDVMMWYFNDVLIAEITGDQSQICADDQCKERFRDRLKLDHQTGALTITHTRHTDAGFYHLEIRSGSSCSIRSIRSFCLTVIGVFGVVKDGESVSVMEGDSVTLYTGVEKNQQNTIKWYFNDTRIAQINGDLNRIFTDQCKERFRDRLKLNHQTGSLTITNITNTDAGRFKLQIINRRISEKIFCLSVCGVPGKETDKMKRKSVKEGESVTLDPGVVKHPNDLMTWIFNVTLISEITGDQSQICTDDQCKERFRDRLKLDHQTGSLTITNITTEDSGLYKLEINCSIGRRRSSNISIRGFRCFSVAVIRSGQAVAATCAGVLLLVSAAVTALPSL, encoded by the exons ATGAAGCGTCTCTTTACTGAGCTCTTATTGTGTTTACTCCACCATG gtctttcttctgctgaactagATGAAGTGAAGCGAAAGTCAGTGAAGGAGGGCAAATCTGTCACTTTAGATCCTGttgtaatgaaaaacacaaatgaTGTGATGATGTGGTATTTTAATGACGTTCTCATCGCTGAAATCACTGGAGATCAGAGTCAGATCTGTGCAGATGATCAGTGTAAagagagattcagagacagactgaagctggatcatcagactggagctctgaccatcacacacaccagacACACAGACGCTGGATTTTATCATCTAGAGATCAGAAGTGGCAGCAGCTGCAGTATCCGCAGCATTAGGAGCTTCTGTCTTACTGTCATTG GTGTCTTCGGTGTTGTGAAAGATGGCGAGTCAGTGTCTGTgatggagggagattcagtcacTTTATACACTGGTGTGgaaaaaaaccaacaaaacacaATTAAATGGTATTTTAATGACACTCGTATAGCTCAAATCAATGGAGATCTAAATAGGATTTTTACAGATCAGTGTAAAGAGCGATTCAGAGACAGGCTGAAGCTGAATCAtcagactggatctctgaccatcacaaacatcacaaacacagacGCTGGACGCTTTAAACTACAGATCATCAACCGCAGAATCAGTGAAAAGATCTTCTGCCTTTCTGTCTGTG GTGTTCCTGGTAAAGAGACAGATAAAATGAAGCGAAAGTCAGTGAAGGAGGGAGAATCTGTCACTTTAGATCCTGGTGTAGTAAAACACCCAAATGATTTGATGACGTGGATTTTTAATGTCACTCTCATCTCTGAAATCACCGGAGATCAGAGTCAGATCTGTACAGATGATCAGTGTAAagagagattcagagacagactgaagctggatcatcagactggatctctgaccatcacaaacatcacaactgaAGACTCTGGACTTTATAAACTGGAGATAAACTGCAGCATCGGTCGTCGCCGCAGCAGCAACATCAGCATCCGCGGCTTTAGGTGCTTCAGTGTTGCAGTAATCA GATCTGGTCAGGCTGTAGCAGCAACATGTGCTGGTGTTCTTCTGCTGGTTTCTGCTGCTGTAACCGCTTTACCATCACTGTAA